GTCCTGGTCGGCGCCACCGCCGCCGGCGTCGGCACCACCTTCCCGGTCCCCGGCTACCCGGCGCTCAGCCCGGCGGAGATGATGGCGCACGTCACCTCCAGCATCCTGGCCGAGCACTCCATCGTCGAGCCCTCCTGGGGCGCGCTGGCGGCCTTCGGCGCCTTCCTGCTGGTGGCGGCCTACCTGGTCGTCCTGCTGCCGCGCCTGTCGGCGGGGCTGGGTGCCGGCGCCACGGGCGGCCTGCTGGTGCTGCTGCTGGCGGCGGAGTACCTGCTGCTGTCCAGCGCCGCGACCTGGCTGCGCTTCGTGCTGCCGGCGGCGCTGCTGGTGATCGGCCACGCCGCCCTCACCACCAAGCGCTTCCTGGTCACCGAGGCCGGCAAGGTGAAGTCGGACGAGGAGTCGGCCGAGACCAACCGCATGATGGGTCTCGCGCTGCAGGGTCAGGGCCAGCTGGACATGGCGTTCGACCGCTTCCGCCGCGTGCCCATGGGCGATGCGCTGATGGACAACCTGTACAACCTGGCACTGGACTTCGAGCGCAAGCGGCAGTTCAACAAGGCCGAGGCCGTGTACGCCCACATGGCCGCCTGGAACAAGGACTACAAGGACCTGCAGAGCAAGCTGCACCGGGCCCGCAACCTGTCCGAGACCGTCATCCTGGGCGGCGGCGGTGCCCACCCGGGCGGCACCCTGCTGCTGGACGGCGGCGCGGTGGAGAAACCCATGCTGGGCCGCTACCAGGTCGAGAAGGAGCTGGGCAAGGGCGCCATGGGCGTGGTCTACCTGGGCAAGGATCCCAAGATCGGCCGCGTGGTCGCCATCAAGACGATGGCCCTGTCGCAGGAGTTCGAGGGCGAGGAACTGGACGACGCCCGCCAGCGCTTCTTCCGCGAGGCCGAGACCGCCGGCCGCCTGCAGCACCAGAACATCGTGACCATCTTCGATGCCGGCGAGGAGCACGACCTGGCCTACATCGCCATGGAGTTCCTCAAGGGCCGCGACCTGGTCGACGTCTGCAAGGCCGGCCACCTGCTGCCCATGCCCCGGGTGCTGTCCATCGTGGCGCGGGTGGCCGAGGCGCTGGCCTACGCGCACCGCCAGAGCGTGGTGCACCGGGACATCAAGCCGGCCAACATCATGTACGAGGTCGACTCCGACACGGTCAAGGTCACCGACTTCGGCATCGCCCGCATCACCGACTCCAGCAAGACCAAGACCGGCCTGGTGCTGGGCACGCCCAGCTTCATGTCGCCCGAGCAGATCGCCGGCAAGAAGGTCGACGGCCGCTCCGACCTGTACTCGCTGGGCGTGATGCTGTTCCAGATGCTCACCGGCGTGCTGCCCTTCCGCGGCGACTCGATGGCCGAGCTGATGTTCAAGATCGCCAACGAGGAGGCGCCGGACATCCGCGTCGTCCGGCCCGATCTGCCCGAGCGCCTGGCCCACGTGGTGGCGCTGTCCCTGGCCAAGAAGCCCGAGCTGCGCTACCAGGACGGCGACCAGTTCGCCGGCGACCTGAAGGCGCTGCTGGCGCAGCTGTCCGGCACCGCGGCGGCGCCGGCATCCCCGGCCGGCACCGCGGCTGCGGTCTCGCTGGCCGCCGCCACGCAGGCCCACGCCACCGCCGAGAAGACCCTGGTGCTGGCCGCCGCCACCGGGCCCGGCGCCCCGCCGACGCCCGGCTATGATGCGGCCCACGTGCCCGCCACCGGCGCCACGGCCTACGACAAGACAGCCGTGTTCAGCCCGTCGGATGCTCCCGGTGGCCAGCCGGACCCGAAGGCCTGAGACCCGCCCGCCATGAAATACGAGTTCTGCCTCCGCACCGACCCGGGTCTGGCGCGCGAAAACAACGAAGACTCGGTCGCGATCGACGAGCCCACCCGCCTGGGCATCCTCGCCGACGGCATGGGTGGCTACAACGCCGGCGAGATCGCCAGCGGCATGGCCACCACCTTCATCAAGTCCGAGCTGGGCCGCTGGCTGTCGCAGGCCGGCCGCCACGCCAACTCGCGCGAGGTGCGCCGGGCGATGGAGATCTGCGTCGACAACGCCAACCGCTCGATCTTCAACGCCGCCAATTCCAATCCGCAGTACTCGGGGATGGGAACCACCTTGGTGGTCGGGGTGTTCCAGGACGGCCGCCTCATGCTGGGACACATCGGCGACTCGCGCTGCTACCGCCTGCGCGGCAGCGAGCTGGCCCAGATCACCAAGGACCATTCGCTGCTGCAGGAGCAGATGGACGCCGGCCTGATCACCCCCGAGCAGGCCGCCGTGTCGACCAACAAGAACCTGGTGACACGGGCCCTGGGCGTCGAGGACGCCGTGCTGCTGGAGGTCAACGAGCACCGGGTCGAGCCGGGCGACATCTACGTGATGTGTTCCGACGGCC
This genomic window from Ramlibacter pinisoli contains:
- a CDS encoding protein kinase domain-containing protein, translating into MSTSSSAKRRQFWRADWFIGAAIVVAVFVLWKSTSLFETLERRFYDVASVQSARQPSDRIAVIAIDDQSIANIGRWPWPRDVHAELIDKLAAARAKTIVYTTFFFEPHTDRGLAYIRRIRQALGAGTGNEALAALTAEAEQTLDTDGKLAASMARAGNVLVPAVFELGEPQGKPDKPLPAAVARGTVDDRSGFALPAVRGQYPIDTIGNAAAAVGHLNQTNDVDGAVRADPLLVNYYGRGVPSLALLAAARSLNLGPDDIRVQPGEGLRVGKLQVRTDEAARVLPQFYRARDGRPPFAVDSFYDVLSGKIPASKYADKIVLVGATAAGVGTTFPVPGYPALSPAEMMAHVTSSILAEHSIVEPSWGALAAFGAFLLVAAYLVVLLPRLSAGLGAGATGGLLVLLLAAEYLLLSSAATWLRFVLPAALLVIGHAALTTKRFLVTEAGKVKSDEESAETNRMMGLALQGQGQLDMAFDRFRRVPMGDALMDNLYNLALDFERKRQFNKAEAVYAHMAAWNKDYKDLQSKLHRARNLSETVILGGGGAHPGGTLLLDGGAVEKPMLGRYQVEKELGKGAMGVVYLGKDPKIGRVVAIKTMALSQEFEGEELDDARQRFFREAETAGRLQHQNIVTIFDAGEEHDLAYIAMEFLKGRDLVDVCKAGHLLPMPRVLSIVARVAEALAYAHRQSVVHRDIKPANIMYEVDSDTVKVTDFGIARITDSSKTKTGLVLGTPSFMSPEQIAGKKVDGRSDLYSLGVMLFQMLTGVLPFRGDSMAELMFKIANEEAPDIRVVRPDLPERLAHVVALSLAKKPELRYQDGDQFAGDLKALLAQLSGTAAAPASPAGTAAAVSLAAATQAHATAEKTLVLAAATGPGAPPTPGYDAAHVPATGATAYDKTAVFSPSDAPGGQPDPKA
- a CDS encoding Stp1/IreP family PP2C-type Ser/Thr phosphatase — its product is MKYEFCLRTDPGLARENNEDSVAIDEPTRLGILADGMGGYNAGEIASGMATTFIKSELGRWLSQAGRHANSREVRRAMEICVDNANRSIFNAANSNPQYSGMGTTLVVGVFQDGRLMLGHIGDSRCYRLRGSELAQITKDHSLLQEQMDAGLITPEQAAVSTNKNLVTRALGVEDAVLLEVNEHRVEPGDIYVMCSDGLSDMIDDQTIARILQGDGSLEEKSVRLVDAANGNGGRDNISVLLAQADSGAKKKGLISRLLGK